Proteins encoded by one window of Chroococcidiopsis sp. TS-821:
- the dprA gene encoding DNA-processing protein DprA has product MLAERAYWLTWSQITGIGPVLLQRLQQHFGTLAAAWQAPENELQQVEGFGVQTIAAVRVARSQLQPEQVLCEHQKQNQHFWTPVDTDYPRLLLEIPSPPPVLYYRGAVDLQENLGYKPLVSIVGTRNPSDYGKRWTRKISATLAKNGFTVVSGLADGIDTEAHHGCLAAGGRTIAVLGTGVDVVYPARNQDLYQQILNQGLVVSEYPAKTPPERAHFPRRNRIIAGLTRAVLVLEAPIRSGALITAHFANEFCRDVYVLPGSLDNPRSLGCLELLRKGAEVILSEEQLLEMLGTIPQIDATPTVAAPELAPELEKVLQAIATEAMPFDSIVQQTGYSASNVSSALLQLELAGLVTQLPGMRYQRC; this is encoded by the coding sequence TTGCTAGCGGAACGTGCTTACTGGCTTACTTGGTCGCAAATTACCGGCATTGGTCCAGTTTTATTGCAGCGATTGCAACAACATTTTGGAACTTTAGCCGCAGCATGGCAAGCGCCAGAAAATGAGTTGCAGCAAGTTGAAGGATTTGGCGTTCAGACGATCGCCGCAGTCAGAGTAGCGCGATCGCAGTTACAACCCGAACAGGTTCTATGCGAACACCAAAAACAGAATCAGCATTTCTGGACACCTGTAGACACCGATTATCCTCGCTTGCTGTTAGAAATTCCTAGCCCACCACCAGTACTCTACTATCGTGGTGCCGTCGATCTCCAAGAAAATCTTGGATACAAACCACTCGTGAGTATTGTTGGTACGCGCAATCCTTCAGACTATGGCAAGCGTTGGACGCGCAAAATTAGCGCGACTTTAGCAAAAAATGGGTTTACCGTCGTTTCAGGTTTAGCGGATGGAATTGATACCGAAGCGCATCACGGCTGTTTAGCCGCCGGTGGAAGAACAATCGCGGTACTCGGTACTGGTGTCGATGTTGTCTATCCAGCACGCAATCAGGATCTTTACCAGCAAATTCTCAATCAAGGATTAGTTGTCAGCGAGTATCCCGCGAAGACACCACCAGAGCGCGCGCATTTTCCACGTCGCAATCGCATTATTGCAGGTTTGACGCGGGCGGTACTTGTGCTAGAAGCGCCAATACGTTCGGGTGCATTAATTACCGCACATTTTGCGAATGAATTTTGTCGTGATGTTTATGTGTTACCAGGATCTTTAGATAATCCGCGATCGCTTGGTTGTTTGGAACTATTGCGTAAAGGTGCTGAAGTGATTTTAAGCGAAGAGCAGTTACTAGAAATGTTAGGCACAATACCGCAAATCGATGCAACGCCAACTGTCGCCGCACCTGAATTAGCACCAGAGTTGGAAAAAGTTTTGCAGGCGATCGCAACTGAAGCAATGCCCTTTGACTCGATTGTGCAGCAAACAGGTTACTCCGCAAGTAACGTTTCGAGTGCGCTACTGCAGCTAGAACTCGCAGGATTAGTGACTCAACTACCAGGAATGCGCTATCAGCGGTGCTAG